A DNA window from Doryrhamphus excisus isolate RoL2022-K1 chromosome 2, RoL_Dexc_1.0, whole genome shotgun sequence contains the following coding sequences:
- the rpl37 gene encoding 60S ribosomal protein L37, translating to MTKGTSSFGKRRNKTHTLCRRCGSKAYHLQKSSCGKCGYPEKRKRKYNWSAKAKRRNTTGTGRLRHLKVVYRRFRNGFREGTTPKPRRAAVAASSSS from the exons ATG acgaAGGGAACATCATCTTTCGGTAAACGCAGGAACAAGACGCACACCTTGTGCCGTCGTTGTGGCTCCAAAGCTTACCATCTGCAGAAGTCGTCCTGCGGCAAGTGTGGCTACCCCGAGAAGCGCAAGAGAAAGT acaacTGGAGCGCAAAGGCCAAGAGGAGGAACACCACTGGTACTGGCCGTCTGAGACACCTGAAGGTGGTCTACCGTCGCTTCAG aaatggTTTCCGGGAAGGCACCACCCCCAAGCCCAGACGTGCTGCAGTGGccgcctccagctcctcctaa
- the st8sia5 gene encoding alpha-2,8-sialyltransferase 8E isoform X6 → MLRRRIGYTDPSSGKDILGNRSLCFIFICAFGLVTLLQQILYGKNYIKSAQQFSRLKGDETGNWTGPVNFLDDGSLKPARNGRKRCFRQNFQPDSQISVIVTPCLADIKKKNKRSHRYLGNYEGPFEYNSTTCKELRQEIMDVKVLTMVKTSDLFERWRNLQVCKWEQSKEEASNFKMSLSRCCNAPSFLFTTKRNTPAGTKLRYEVDTSGILPITTEVFKMFPDDMPYSKSQYKKCAVIGNGGIIKNTNCGKEIDSADFVFRCNIPPISEKYSADVGTKTDLVTVNPSIITERFQKLEKWRRPFYDVLQNYENSSVVLPAFYNTRNTDVSFRVKYMLDDFDSQRGVFFFHPQYLLNVQRFWAVQGVRAKRLSSGLMLVTAALEMCEEVHLYGFWAFPMNPSGIFITHHYYDNVKPRPGFHAMPHEIFNFIHMHARGIVHVHTGPCT, encoded by the exons ATGCTGCGCCGCAGAATCGGCTACACCGACCCATCGTCGGGTAAAGACATCCTAGGCAATAGGTCCCTTTGTTTCATATTCATTTGCGCATTTGGACTGGTAACACTGTTGCAACAGATTCTCTATGGGAAAAACTACATTAAGAG TGCGCAACAGTTTAGCCGACTCAAAGGGGACGAGACAGGAAATTGGACCGGTCCCGTTAATTTCTTGGATGACGGATCTCTGAAGCCTGCCAGAAATGGAAGGAAAAG ATGTTTCCGTCAGAATTTTCAGCCAGATTCACAGATCTCCGTAATAGTCACACCCTGCCTAGCCGatattaagaagaaaaacaaacgcTCTCACAG GTATTTGGGAAACTATGAGGGCCCTTTTGAGTACAACTCGACAACATGCAAAGAGCTCAGGCAGGAGATTATGGATGTCAAAGTCTTGACAAT GGTCAAAACCTCTGATCTGTTTGAGAGATGGCGGAACCTGCAGGTGTGTAAGTGGGAGCAGAGCAAGGAGGAGGCAAGCAACTTCAA GATGTCGCTGTCTCGCTGCTGTAACGCTCCGTCCTTCCTGTTCACCACCAAGAGGAACACCCCTGCAGGGACCAAGCTGCGCTACGAGGTGGACACCAGTGGCATCCTTCCAATCACCACTGAGGTTTTTAAGATGTTCCCAGAT GATATGCCGTATTCCAAATCCCAGTACAAAAAATGTGCTGTGATCGGAAATGGGGGTATCATCAAGAACACCAACTGTGGAAAGGAAATTGACTCAGCTGATTTTGTGTTCAg ATGCAACATACCGCCCATCAGCGAGAAATATTCAGCTGATGTCGGCACTAAAACGGATCTGGTGACGGTAAATCCCAGCATTATTACAGAAAG ATTTCAGAAGCTGGAGAAATGGCGACGGCCCTTTTACGACGTCCTCCAGAACTACGAGAACTCCTCGGTGGTCCTTCCCGCTTTCTACAACACGCGCAACACGGATGTGTCCTTCCGGGTCAAGTACATGCTGGACGACTTTGACTCGCAGAGGGGGGTGTTCTTCTTCCACCCGCAGTACCTGCTCAACGTGCAGCGCTTCTGGGCGGTTCAGGGCGTGCGGGCCAAGCGGCTCAGCAGCGGGCTGATGCTGGTCACCGCCGCCCTGGAGATGTGCGAGGAAGTGCACCTCTACGGTTTCTGGGCCTTCCCCATGAACCCGTCGGGCATCTTCATCACTCACCATTACTACGATAACGTCAAGCCGCGACCGGGCTTCCACGCCATGCCGCACGAAATCTTCAACTTCATTCACATGCACGCCCGCGGTATCGTGCACGTACACACGGGGCCTTGCAC
- the st8sia5 gene encoding alpha-2,8-sialyltransferase 8E isoform X2 has product MLRRRIGYTDPSSGKDILGNRSLCFIFICAFGLVTLLQQILYGKNYIKSAQQFSRLKGDETGNWTGPVNFLDDGSLKPARNGRKRYLGNYEGPFEYNSTTCKELRQEIMDVKVLTMVKTSDLFERWRNLQVCKWEQSKEEASNFKMSLSRCCNAPSFLFTTKRNTPAGTKLRYEVDTSGILPITTEVFKMFPDDMPYSKSQYKKCAVIGNGGIIKNTNCGKEIDSADFVFRCNIPPISEKYSADVGTKTDLVTVNPSIITERFQKLEKWRRPFYDVLQNYENSSVVLPAFYNTRNTDVSFRVKYMLDDFDSQRGVFFFHPQYLLNVQRFWAVQGVRAKRLSSGLMLVTAALEMCEEVHLYGFWAFPMNPSGIFITHHYYDNVKPRPGFHAMPHEIFNFIHMHARGIVHVHTGPCT; this is encoded by the exons ATGCTGCGCCGCAGAATCGGCTACACCGACCCATCGTCGGGTAAAGACATCCTAGGCAATAGGTCCCTTTGTTTCATATTCATTTGCGCATTTGGACTGGTAACACTGTTGCAACAGATTCTCTATGGGAAAAACTACATTAAGAG TGCGCAACAGTTTAGCCGACTCAAAGGGGACGAGACAGGAAATTGGACCGGTCCCGTTAATTTCTTGGATGACGGATCTCTGAAGCCTGCCAGAAATGGAAGGAAAAG GTATTTGGGAAACTATGAGGGCCCTTTTGAGTACAACTCGACAACATGCAAAGAGCTCAGGCAGGAGATTATGGATGTCAAAGTCTTGACAAT GGTCAAAACCTCTGATCTGTTTGAGAGATGGCGGAACCTGCAGGTGTGTAAGTGGGAGCAGAGCAAGGAGGAGGCAAGCAACTTCAA GATGTCGCTGTCTCGCTGCTGTAACGCTCCGTCCTTCCTGTTCACCACCAAGAGGAACACCCCTGCAGGGACCAAGCTGCGCTACGAGGTGGACACCAGTGGCATCCTTCCAATCACCACTGAGGTTTTTAAGATGTTCCCAGAT GATATGCCGTATTCCAAATCCCAGTACAAAAAATGTGCTGTGATCGGAAATGGGGGTATCATCAAGAACACCAACTGTGGAAAGGAAATTGACTCAGCTGATTTTGTGTTCAg ATGCAACATACCGCCCATCAGCGAGAAATATTCAGCTGATGTCGGCACTAAAACGGATCTGGTGACGGTAAATCCCAGCATTATTACAGAAAG ATTTCAGAAGCTGGAGAAATGGCGACGGCCCTTTTACGACGTCCTCCAGAACTACGAGAACTCCTCGGTGGTCCTTCCCGCTTTCTACAACACGCGCAACACGGATGTGTCCTTCCGGGTCAAGTACATGCTGGACGACTTTGACTCGCAGAGGGGGGTGTTCTTCTTCCACCCGCAGTACCTGCTCAACGTGCAGCGCTTCTGGGCGGTTCAGGGCGTGCGGGCCAAGCGGCTCAGCAGCGGGCTGATGCTGGTCACCGCCGCCCTGGAGATGTGCGAGGAAGTGCACCTCTACGGTTTCTGGGCCTTCCCCATGAACCCGTCGGGCATCTTCATCACTCACCATTACTACGATAACGTCAAGCCGCGACCGGGCTTCCACGCCATGCCGCACGAAATCTTCAACTTCATTCACATGCACGCCCGCGGTATCGTGCACGTACACACGGGGCCTTGCAC
- the st8sia5 gene encoding alpha-2,8-sialyltransferase 8E isoform X4: MLRRRIGYTDPSSGKDILGNRSLCFIFICAFGLVTLLQQILYGKNYIKRYLGNYEGPFEYNSTTCKELRQEIMDVKVLTMVKTSDLFERWRNLQVCKWEQSKEEASNFKMSLSRCCNAPSFLFTTKRNTPAGTKLRYEVDTSGILPITTEVFKMFPDDMPYSKSQYKKCAVIGNGGIIKNTNCGKEIDSADFVFRCNIPPISEKYSADVGTKTDLVTVNPSIITERFQKLEKWRRPFYDVLQNYENSSVVLPAFYNTRNTDVSFRVKYMLDDFDSQRGVFFFHPQYLLNVQRFWAVQGVRAKRLSSGLMLVTAALEMCEEVHLYGFWAFPMNPSGIFITHHYYDNVKPRPGFHAMPHEIFNFIHMHARGIVHVHTGPCT, encoded by the exons ATGCTGCGCCGCAGAATCGGCTACACCGACCCATCGTCGGGTAAAGACATCCTAGGCAATAGGTCCCTTTGTTTCATATTCATTTGCGCATTTGGACTGGTAACACTGTTGCAACAGATTCTCTATGGGAAAAACTACATTAAGAG GTATTTGGGAAACTATGAGGGCCCTTTTGAGTACAACTCGACAACATGCAAAGAGCTCAGGCAGGAGATTATGGATGTCAAAGTCTTGACAAT GGTCAAAACCTCTGATCTGTTTGAGAGATGGCGGAACCTGCAGGTGTGTAAGTGGGAGCAGAGCAAGGAGGAGGCAAGCAACTTCAA GATGTCGCTGTCTCGCTGCTGTAACGCTCCGTCCTTCCTGTTCACCACCAAGAGGAACACCCCTGCAGGGACCAAGCTGCGCTACGAGGTGGACACCAGTGGCATCCTTCCAATCACCACTGAGGTTTTTAAGATGTTCCCAGAT GATATGCCGTATTCCAAATCCCAGTACAAAAAATGTGCTGTGATCGGAAATGGGGGTATCATCAAGAACACCAACTGTGGAAAGGAAATTGACTCAGCTGATTTTGTGTTCAg ATGCAACATACCGCCCATCAGCGAGAAATATTCAGCTGATGTCGGCACTAAAACGGATCTGGTGACGGTAAATCCCAGCATTATTACAGAAAG ATTTCAGAAGCTGGAGAAATGGCGACGGCCCTTTTACGACGTCCTCCAGAACTACGAGAACTCCTCGGTGGTCCTTCCCGCTTTCTACAACACGCGCAACACGGATGTGTCCTTCCGGGTCAAGTACATGCTGGACGACTTTGACTCGCAGAGGGGGGTGTTCTTCTTCCACCCGCAGTACCTGCTCAACGTGCAGCGCTTCTGGGCGGTTCAGGGCGTGCGGGCCAAGCGGCTCAGCAGCGGGCTGATGCTGGTCACCGCCGCCCTGGAGATGTGCGAGGAAGTGCACCTCTACGGTTTCTGGGCCTTCCCCATGAACCCGTCGGGCATCTTCATCACTCACCATTACTACGATAACGTCAAGCCGCGACCGGGCTTCCACGCCATGCCGCACGAAATCTTCAACTTCATTCACATGCACGCCCGCGGTATCGTGCACGTACACACGGGGCCTTGCAC
- the st8sia5 gene encoding alpha-2,8-sialyltransferase 8E isoform X1, with amino-acid sequence MLRRRIGYTDPSSGKDILGNRSLCFIFICAFGLVTLLQQILYGKNYIKSAQQFSRLKGDETGNWTGPVNFLDDGSLKPARNGRKRYLGNYEGPFEYNSTTCKELRQEIMDVKVLTINNNRKIHGHGYPSSFHKSLCLSARVKTSDLFERWRNLQVCKWEQSKEEASNFKMSLSRCCNAPSFLFTTKRNTPAGTKLRYEVDTSGILPITTEVFKMFPDDMPYSKSQYKKCAVIGNGGIIKNTNCGKEIDSADFVFRCNIPPISEKYSADVGTKTDLVTVNPSIITERFQKLEKWRRPFYDVLQNYENSSVVLPAFYNTRNTDVSFRVKYMLDDFDSQRGVFFFHPQYLLNVQRFWAVQGVRAKRLSSGLMLVTAALEMCEEVHLYGFWAFPMNPSGIFITHHYYDNVKPRPGFHAMPHEIFNFIHMHARGIVHVHTGPCT; translated from the exons ATGCTGCGCCGCAGAATCGGCTACACCGACCCATCGTCGGGTAAAGACATCCTAGGCAATAGGTCCCTTTGTTTCATATTCATTTGCGCATTTGGACTGGTAACACTGTTGCAACAGATTCTCTATGGGAAAAACTACATTAAGAG TGCGCAACAGTTTAGCCGACTCAAAGGGGACGAGACAGGAAATTGGACCGGTCCCGTTAATTTCTTGGATGACGGATCTCTGAAGCCTGCCAGAAATGGAAGGAAAAG GTATTTGGGAAACTATGAGGGCCCTTTTGAGTACAACTCGACAACATGCAAAGAGCTCAGGCAGGAGATTATGGATGTCAAAGTCTTGACAAT AAACAATAATCGGAAAATACATGGTCATGGGTATCCTTCTTCATTCCACAAGTCTCTCTGCCTGTCTGCCAGGGTCAAAACCTCTGATCTGTTTGAGAGATGGCGGAACCTGCAGGTGTGTAAGTGGGAGCAGAGCAAGGAGGAGGCAAGCAACTTCAA GATGTCGCTGTCTCGCTGCTGTAACGCTCCGTCCTTCCTGTTCACCACCAAGAGGAACACCCCTGCAGGGACCAAGCTGCGCTACGAGGTGGACACCAGTGGCATCCTTCCAATCACCACTGAGGTTTTTAAGATGTTCCCAGAT GATATGCCGTATTCCAAATCCCAGTACAAAAAATGTGCTGTGATCGGAAATGGGGGTATCATCAAGAACACCAACTGTGGAAAGGAAATTGACTCAGCTGATTTTGTGTTCAg ATGCAACATACCGCCCATCAGCGAGAAATATTCAGCTGATGTCGGCACTAAAACGGATCTGGTGACGGTAAATCCCAGCATTATTACAGAAAG ATTTCAGAAGCTGGAGAAATGGCGACGGCCCTTTTACGACGTCCTCCAGAACTACGAGAACTCCTCGGTGGTCCTTCCCGCTTTCTACAACACGCGCAACACGGATGTGTCCTTCCGGGTCAAGTACATGCTGGACGACTTTGACTCGCAGAGGGGGGTGTTCTTCTTCCACCCGCAGTACCTGCTCAACGTGCAGCGCTTCTGGGCGGTTCAGGGCGTGCGGGCCAAGCGGCTCAGCAGCGGGCTGATGCTGGTCACCGCCGCCCTGGAGATGTGCGAGGAAGTGCACCTCTACGGTTTCTGGGCCTTCCCCATGAACCCGTCGGGCATCTTCATCACTCACCATTACTACGATAACGTCAAGCCGCGACCGGGCTTCCACGCCATGCCGCACGAAATCTTCAACTTCATTCACATGCACGCCCGCGGTATCGTGCACGTACACACGGGGCCTTGCAC
- the st8sia5 gene encoding alpha-2,8-sialyltransferase 8E isoform X5, translating into MLRRRIGYTDPSSGKDILGNRSLCFIFICAFGLVTLLQQILYGKNYIKSAQQFSRLKGDETGNWTGPVNFLDDGSLKPARNGRKRCFRQNFQPDSQISVIVTPCLADIKKKNKRSHRYLGNYEGPFEYNSTTCKELRQEIMDVKVLTINNNRKIHGHGYPSSFHKSLCLSARVKTSDLFERWRNLQVCKWEQSKEEASNFKMSLSRCCNAPSFLFTTKRNTPAGTKLRYEVDTSGILPITTEVFKMFPDDMPYSKSQYKKCAVIGNGGIIKNTNCGKEIDSADFVFRCNIPPISEKYSADVGTKTDLVTVNPSIITERFQKLEKWRRPFYDVLQNYENSSVVLPAFYNTRNTDVSFRVKYMLDDFDSQRGVFFFHPQYLLNVQRFWAVQGVRAKRLSSGLMLVTAALEMCEEVHLYGFWAFPMNPSGIFITHHYYDNVKPRPGFHAMPHEIFNFIHMHARGIVHVHTGPCT; encoded by the exons ATGCTGCGCCGCAGAATCGGCTACACCGACCCATCGTCGGGTAAAGACATCCTAGGCAATAGGTCCCTTTGTTTCATATTCATTTGCGCATTTGGACTGGTAACACTGTTGCAACAGATTCTCTATGGGAAAAACTACATTAAGAG TGCGCAACAGTTTAGCCGACTCAAAGGGGACGAGACAGGAAATTGGACCGGTCCCGTTAATTTCTTGGATGACGGATCTCTGAAGCCTGCCAGAAATGGAAGGAAAAG ATGTTTCCGTCAGAATTTTCAGCCAGATTCACAGATCTCCGTAATAGTCACACCCTGCCTAGCCGatattaagaagaaaaacaaacgcTCTCACAG GTATTTGGGAAACTATGAGGGCCCTTTTGAGTACAACTCGACAACATGCAAAGAGCTCAGGCAGGAGATTATGGATGTCAAAGTCTTGACAAT AAACAATAATCGGAAAATACATGGTCATGGGTATCCTTCTTCATTCCACAAGTCTCTCTGCCTGTCTGCCAGGGTCAAAACCTCTGATCTGTTTGAGAGATGGCGGAACCTGCAGGTGTGTAAGTGGGAGCAGAGCAAGGAGGAGGCAAGCAACTTCAA GATGTCGCTGTCTCGCTGCTGTAACGCTCCGTCCTTCCTGTTCACCACCAAGAGGAACACCCCTGCAGGGACCAAGCTGCGCTACGAGGTGGACACCAGTGGCATCCTTCCAATCACCACTGAGGTTTTTAAGATGTTCCCAGAT GATATGCCGTATTCCAAATCCCAGTACAAAAAATGTGCTGTGATCGGAAATGGGGGTATCATCAAGAACACCAACTGTGGAAAGGAAATTGACTCAGCTGATTTTGTGTTCAg ATGCAACATACCGCCCATCAGCGAGAAATATTCAGCTGATGTCGGCACTAAAACGGATCTGGTGACGGTAAATCCCAGCATTATTACAGAAAG ATTTCAGAAGCTGGAGAAATGGCGACGGCCCTTTTACGACGTCCTCCAGAACTACGAGAACTCCTCGGTGGTCCTTCCCGCTTTCTACAACACGCGCAACACGGATGTGTCCTTCCGGGTCAAGTACATGCTGGACGACTTTGACTCGCAGAGGGGGGTGTTCTTCTTCCACCCGCAGTACCTGCTCAACGTGCAGCGCTTCTGGGCGGTTCAGGGCGTGCGGGCCAAGCGGCTCAGCAGCGGGCTGATGCTGGTCACCGCCGCCCTGGAGATGTGCGAGGAAGTGCACCTCTACGGTTTCTGGGCCTTCCCCATGAACCCGTCGGGCATCTTCATCACTCACCATTACTACGATAACGTCAAGCCGCGACCGGGCTTCCACGCCATGCCGCACGAAATCTTCAACTTCATTCACATGCACGCCCGCGGTATCGTGCACGTACACACGGGGCCTTGCAC
- the st8sia5 gene encoding alpha-2,8-sialyltransferase 8E isoform X3 translates to MLRRRIGYTDPSSGKDILGNRSLCFIFICAFGLVTLLQQILYGKNYIKRYLGNYEGPFEYNSTTCKELRQEIMDVKVLTINNNRKIHGHGYPSSFHKSLCLSARVKTSDLFERWRNLQVCKWEQSKEEASNFKMSLSRCCNAPSFLFTTKRNTPAGTKLRYEVDTSGILPITTEVFKMFPDDMPYSKSQYKKCAVIGNGGIIKNTNCGKEIDSADFVFRCNIPPISEKYSADVGTKTDLVTVNPSIITERFQKLEKWRRPFYDVLQNYENSSVVLPAFYNTRNTDVSFRVKYMLDDFDSQRGVFFFHPQYLLNVQRFWAVQGVRAKRLSSGLMLVTAALEMCEEVHLYGFWAFPMNPSGIFITHHYYDNVKPRPGFHAMPHEIFNFIHMHARGIVHVHTGPCT, encoded by the exons ATGCTGCGCCGCAGAATCGGCTACACCGACCCATCGTCGGGTAAAGACATCCTAGGCAATAGGTCCCTTTGTTTCATATTCATTTGCGCATTTGGACTGGTAACACTGTTGCAACAGATTCTCTATGGGAAAAACTACATTAAGAG GTATTTGGGAAACTATGAGGGCCCTTTTGAGTACAACTCGACAACATGCAAAGAGCTCAGGCAGGAGATTATGGATGTCAAAGTCTTGACAAT AAACAATAATCGGAAAATACATGGTCATGGGTATCCTTCTTCATTCCACAAGTCTCTCTGCCTGTCTGCCAGGGTCAAAACCTCTGATCTGTTTGAGAGATGGCGGAACCTGCAGGTGTGTAAGTGGGAGCAGAGCAAGGAGGAGGCAAGCAACTTCAA GATGTCGCTGTCTCGCTGCTGTAACGCTCCGTCCTTCCTGTTCACCACCAAGAGGAACACCCCTGCAGGGACCAAGCTGCGCTACGAGGTGGACACCAGTGGCATCCTTCCAATCACCACTGAGGTTTTTAAGATGTTCCCAGAT GATATGCCGTATTCCAAATCCCAGTACAAAAAATGTGCTGTGATCGGAAATGGGGGTATCATCAAGAACACCAACTGTGGAAAGGAAATTGACTCAGCTGATTTTGTGTTCAg ATGCAACATACCGCCCATCAGCGAGAAATATTCAGCTGATGTCGGCACTAAAACGGATCTGGTGACGGTAAATCCCAGCATTATTACAGAAAG ATTTCAGAAGCTGGAGAAATGGCGACGGCCCTTTTACGACGTCCTCCAGAACTACGAGAACTCCTCGGTGGTCCTTCCCGCTTTCTACAACACGCGCAACACGGATGTGTCCTTCCGGGTCAAGTACATGCTGGACGACTTTGACTCGCAGAGGGGGGTGTTCTTCTTCCACCCGCAGTACCTGCTCAACGTGCAGCGCTTCTGGGCGGTTCAGGGCGTGCGGGCCAAGCGGCTCAGCAGCGGGCTGATGCTGGTCACCGCCGCCCTGGAGATGTGCGAGGAAGTGCACCTCTACGGTTTCTGGGCCTTCCCCATGAACCCGTCGGGCATCTTCATCACTCACCATTACTACGATAACGTCAAGCCGCGACCGGGCTTCCACGCCATGCCGCACGAAATCTTCAACTTCATTCACATGCACGCCCGCGGTATCGTGCACGTACACACGGGGCCTTGCAC